Proteins from one Deinococcus sp. AB2017081 genomic window:
- a CDS encoding Asp23/Gls24 family envelope stress response protein, whose product MATPEVDISKHVLLDIASTTLDGIDGASVASATLKVGEVLRQQPSTRRPRALRVTRDGQDVTVDVGLNVDYGLNVVALAQRAQAAVRENIELMTGLNVRAVNITVQNICLPRGSGA is encoded by the coding sequence ATGGCAACACCCGAAGTAGACATCAGTAAACACGTGCTGCTGGATATCGCCAGTACCACCCTGGACGGCATCGACGGTGCGTCCGTCGCGTCTGCCACCCTGAAGGTCGGCGAGGTGCTCCGCCAGCAGCCCAGCACCCGCCGGCCCCGCGCCCTCCGGGTCACCCGGGACGGCCAGGACGTCACGGTGGATGTCGGCCTGAACGTGGACTACGGCCTGAACGTGGTGGCGCTGGCCCAGCGGGCCCAGGCGGCCGTCCGCGAGAACATCGAACTCATGACCGGCCTGAACGTGCGGGCTGTGAACATCACCGTGCAGAACATCTGTCTGCCCCGGGGAAGTGGCGCTTGA
- a CDS encoding divergent PAP2 family protein, producing the protein MTSFADLVGNRWLWTAVLASTGAQVLKVLLILLIERRWRPTAFMETGGMPSSHSAMVAALTTGVALSEGMNSPLFAVSAVFALIVMYDATGVRHSSGQQARLLNELVDELRAVVREGFAPTPLRVLLGHTYLEVLAGTLIGIGAGFIAFRLLP; encoded by the coding sequence GTGACCTCGTTCGCTGACCTGGTCGGCAACCGCTGGCTGTGGACCGCCGTGTTGGCCTCGACGGGGGCCCAGGTGCTCAAGGTGCTGCTCATCCTGCTGATCGAGCGGCGGTGGCGCCCCACCGCCTTCATGGAGACGGGTGGCATGCCCAGCAGCCACTCCGCGATGGTCGCGGCCCTCACGACCGGCGTGGCCCTGTCCGAGGGGATGAACAGCCCGCTGTTCGCGGTGAGCGCCGTGTTTGCATTGATCGTCATGTACGACGCCACGGGCGTGCGCCACAGCAGCGGCCAGCAGGCCCGCCTGCTCAACGAACTCGTGGATGAACTGCGGGCCGTGGTGCGCGAGGGCTTTGCCCCAACGCCCCTGCGCGTGCTGCTGGGCCACACCTATCTGGAAGTGCTGGCAGGCACCCTGATCGGCATCGGAGCGGGCTTCATCGCCTTCCGGCTGTTGCCGTGA
- the nusB gene encoding transcription antitermination factor NusB, translated as MTRRRDRAAAPVGTRRAAREFVFRALFEAQRGDQSLRAAFTRAEGAMRDGDDTFVPLSDDALAFAHDLMEGLLTHQDEIDGTLRRTIRGWSFEQMAQTDLNILRLATLEMMFRPEPHPPVIESAVRIARKFGGEDSGRFVNGVLAGLSRTLGTVPTTPEAEE; from the coding sequence TTGACCCGCCGACGTGATCGGGCCGCCGCGCCGGTCGGCACGCGCCGCGCCGCGCGGGAATTCGTGTTCCGCGCCCTGTTCGAGGCGCAGCGCGGCGACCAGTCGCTGCGGGCCGCCTTCACCCGTGCCGAAGGGGCCATGCGTGACGGCGACGACACCTTCGTCCCCCTGAGTGACGACGCCCTGGCCTTCGCGCACGACCTGATGGAGGGCCTGCTGACCCACCAGGACGAGATCGACGGCACGCTGCGCCGCACGATCCGGGGCTGGAGCTTCGAGCAGATGGCCCAGACGGATCTGAACATCCTGCGGCTGGCCACCCTGGAGATGATGTTCCGTCCGGAACCCCATCCGCCGGTCATCGAGAGCGCCGTTCGGATCGCCCGGAAGTTCGGCGGCGAGGACTCGGGCCGCTTCGTGAACGGGGTGCTCGCAGGCCTGAGCCGCACGCTGGGCACGGTGCCCACCACGCCCGAGGCCGAGGAATGA
- the ligA gene encoding NAD-dependent DNA ligase LigA, with protein MDQPAFETYLALSADVARHNRAYHEQDAPEITDSEYDALVREVRALEAAHPEWVGRAAAEAGTDGSPAQAVGGAPSTAFQPITHPTRMTSLDNVFSDDELADWREKLARALNLPVEYDDFTFTGELKIDGLSVNLYYVDGELQWAATRGNGAVGEIVTAQVLTVPGIPTQLPGLTGELEVRGEVYMSRADFAAFNAQAEELGTPLLKNPRNGAAGALRQKDPEVTRSRNLKAIFYMLGKRDGVPVTSQSGVLAWLAAQGFPVSADTETLHGVAAAADYHARMIARRQSFEFDADGTVLKLDPLRLQEEAGFTSRAPRWAIAYKFPVEEVETVLESITINVGRTGKLAPLAHLQPRLIEGSTVSRATLHNEDYIRDMDLRVGDTVVVRKSGGVIPQIMRVIPEKRPDGAVPFAFPTHCPECGHEAVRAEGDANTYCPNPACPSQQFERVRYFVSRGAMDIRGIGEKLIAQLLEQQLVQDVAGLYALTAAQLSGLERGGDKKAQNILGQLEASKTRPLWRLVNALGVNHVGERNAQALANAFGTLDALLAATPEQIAAVPGLGGVIAESVAGALADPSMRDLIARLRAAGLNPQEAAVVRGTQLSGLNFVITGTLSRPRDAIKAQLEQAGGRVTGSVTGKTSFLIAGEDAGSKLDRARELEVAVLDEPGLDALLADRGVIAGGSVPADAPDPVTSG; from the coding sequence ATGGATCAGCCCGCGTTCGAGACCTACCTCGCCCTGAGTGCGGACGTGGCCCGCCACAACCGCGCGTACCACGAGCAGGACGCCCCCGAGATCACCGACAGCGAGTACGACGCGCTGGTTCGCGAGGTGCGGGCGCTGGAGGCCGCCCATCCCGAGTGGGTCGGGCGGGCCGCCGCCGAGGCGGGAACGGACGGCAGCCCCGCGCAGGCGGTGGGTGGTGCCCCCAGCACGGCCTTCCAGCCCATCACCCATCCCACCCGCATGACCAGCCTGGACAACGTCTTTTCCGATGATGAGCTGGCGGACTGGCGCGAGAAGCTGGCGCGTGCCCTGAACCTGCCGGTGGAGTACGACGACTTCACCTTCACGGGAGAACTCAAGATCGACGGGCTGAGCGTGAACCTGTACTACGTGGACGGCGAACTCCAGTGGGCCGCCACGCGCGGCAACGGCGCAGTGGGGGAGATCGTCACCGCGCAGGTGCTGACGGTGCCCGGCATCCCCACACAGCTTCCCGGCCTGACGGGTGAACTGGAGGTGCGCGGTGAGGTCTACATGAGCCGCGCCGACTTCGCCGCCTTCAATGCGCAGGCCGAGGAACTGGGCACGCCGCTGCTGAAGAACCCCCGCAACGGCGCCGCCGGAGCGCTGCGGCAGAAAGATCCCGAGGTCACCCGCTCGCGCAATCTGAAGGCCATCTTCTACATGCTGGGCAAGCGCGACGGCGTACCGGTCACGTCACAGTCGGGGGTGCTGGCGTGGCTGGCCGCGCAGGGGTTCCCGGTCAGTGCCGACACCGAGACGCTGCACGGCGTCGCCGCCGCCGCCGACTACCACGCCCGCATGATCGCCCGCCGGCAGTCCTTCGAGTTCGATGCCGACGGCACCGTCCTGAAGCTCGATCCGCTGCGGTTGCAGGAGGAGGCCGGATTCACCAGCCGGGCCCCCCGCTGGGCCATCGCCTACAAGTTCCCGGTCGAGGAAGTCGAGACGGTGCTGGAGTCCATCACCATCAACGTCGGCCGCACGGGGAAACTTGCGCCCCTGGCACACCTGCAGCCGCGCCTGATCGAGGGCAGCACGGTCAGCCGCGCCACGCTGCACAACGAGGACTACATCCGCGACATGGATCTGCGCGTGGGCGACACGGTGGTGGTGCGCAAATCCGGCGGCGTCATCCCGCAGATCATGCGCGTCATCCCGGAGAAGCGCCCGGATGGCGCCGTGCCCTTCGCCTTCCCCACCCACTGCCCCGAGTGCGGCCATGAAGCGGTGCGGGCCGAGGGCGACGCGAACACCTACTGCCCGAATCCCGCGTGCCCGTCCCAGCAGTTCGAGCGCGTGCGCTATTTCGTGTCGCGCGGGGCGATGGACATCCGGGGCATCGGCGAGAAGCTGATCGCGCAGCTGCTGGAGCAGCAACTCGTGCAGGACGTCGCTGGCCTGTATGCCCTGACCGCTGCGCAGCTCTCGGGCCTGGAGCGCGGCGGGGACAAGAAGGCGCAGAACATCCTGGGACAGCTGGAGGCGAGCAAGACCCGCCCGCTGTGGCGCCTTGTGAACGCCCTGGGCGTGAACCACGTGGGAGAACGCAACGCCCAGGCGCTGGCGAACGCCTTCGGCACGCTCGACGCCCTGCTGGCCGCCACCCCCGAGCAGATCGCTGCCGTGCCCGGCCTGGGCGGGGTCATCGCCGAGAGTGTCGCGGGGGCACTGGCCGATCCCAGCATGCGGGACCTGATCGCCCGACTGCGGGCGGCCGGTCTGAACCCCCAGGAGGCGGCGGTGGTGCGCGGCACGCAGCTCAGCGGCCTGAACTTCGTCATCACCGGCACCCTGTCACGCCCGCGCGACGCGATCAAGGCGCAGCTGGAACAGGCCGGGGGCCGCGTGACCGGCAGCGTGACCGGCAAGACCTCCTTCCTGATCGCCGGCGAGGACGCCGGCAGCAAACTCGACCGGGCCCGTGAACTGGAGGTGGCCGTTCTGGACGAGCCCGGTCTGGACGCTCTGCTGGCCGACCGTGGAGTCATCGCCGGCGGGTCTGTTCCGGCGGACGCGCCGGATCCGGTCACCAGCGGCTAG
- a CDS encoding DoxX family protein codes for MPTHPELALALVRIATGAILVMHGWQKVFSAGLTGVTRQYAAAGLPLPLLVAPVTATLELLGGLLLLLGVGARGLAGVLGGVTVLIGAARWAHGALPAPAVEITVLLAAGCAAVLVGGPGRPGVDGRAEPGRRSRSRP; via the coding sequence GTGCCGACCCATCCGGAACTGGCGCTGGCCCTCGTGAGGATCGCCACAGGTGCCATCCTCGTCATGCACGGCTGGCAGAAGGTCTTCTCGGCTGGACTGACCGGCGTGACCCGGCAGTACGCGGCGGCCGGTCTGCCCCTGCCCCTGTTGGTGGCCCCGGTCACGGCCACGCTGGAGCTGCTGGGCGGCCTGCTGCTGCTGCTCGGGGTCGGCGCACGGGGGCTGGCGGGCGTGCTGGGCGGCGTGACCGTGCTGATCGGCGCGGCCCGCTGGGCACACGGAGCGCTGCCGGCCCCGGCGGTCGAGATCACGGTGCTGCTGGCGGCAGGCTGTGCAGCGGTGCTGGTCGGTGGGCCCGGCCGGCCCGGGGTGGACGGCCGCGCGGAACCCGGGCGCCGGAGCCGCAGCCGCCCGTGA
- a CDS encoding protease complex subunit PrcB family protein gives MKRISVALLLVGAGLTGCRATGPGALDVHEAVLYGAVQEHIVWVYGPSDAGRSSITIGGQQASVGGPLPAGAVRGTLGIDGRATFRVASWPATVSFRAAPATDGRVQVTDSDPAVLAVYATDGTRWSKLSGTGGTVTAAPATTLRGAGTLTDAEADAVGTALLGQGPLYVAVLAEGSLPDAPLAVEPTPRDYRRTGLYVTAPLAATPAAPSSAPGGRVTYTVLGSGTNAAVPSATIQVATTASQVAALYAQAYGRQTSAPAPVAAQGTTTVGIFLGQKPTGGYGVQVVGARVAQGVLTVIAQVRSPGAGAITTQALTSPWTLIQVPGTYAEVRVVDETGRPLPQGGGTDR, from the coding sequence ATGAAGCGAATCTCCGTGGCCCTGCTGCTCGTCGGTGCTGGTCTGACCGGCTGCCGCGCGACTGGCCCGGGCGCCCTCGACGTTCACGAGGCCGTGCTGTACGGGGCCGTGCAGGAGCATATCGTGTGGGTCTACGGCCCCTCCGATGCTGGCCGCTCGTCCATCACCATCGGCGGGCAGCAGGCCAGCGTGGGGGGCCCGCTCCCCGCCGGCGCGGTGCGCGGCACCCTGGGCATCGACGGCCGCGCGACGTTCCGGGTCGCGTCGTGGCCCGCCACGGTCTCGTTCCGCGCCGCGCCGGCCACCGATGGCCGCGTGCAGGTCACGGACAGCGATCCCGCCGTGCTGGCGGTCTACGCCACCGACGGCACGCGGTGGTCGAAACTGTCCGGCACGGGCGGCACCGTGACCGCCGCGCCGGCCACGACCCTGCGCGGGGCCGGCACCCTCACGGACGCCGAAGCCGACGCCGTGGGAACCGCGCTGCTGGGTCAGGGGCCGCTGTATGTGGCGGTGCTGGCCGAGGGCTCGCTGCCCGACGCGCCACTGGCGGTGGAGCCCACGCCGCGTGACTACCGGCGCACCGGCCTGTACGTCACGGCTCCCCTGGCGGCGACCCCCGCCGCGCCCTCATCCGCCCCCGGAGGCCGCGTGACCTACACCGTTCTCGGCAGCGGCACGAACGCCGCCGTTCCTTCGGCGACCATCCAGGTCGCCACCACCGCCTCCCAGGTGGCCGCCCTGTACGCCCAGGCCTATGGCCGCCAGACCAGCGCACCCGCCCCGGTCGCCGCGCAGGGCACCACGACCGTGGGCATCTTCCTGGGGCAGAAACCGACCGGCGGGTACGGCGTGCAGGTCGTGGGGGCCCGTGTGGCCCAGGGTGTCCTGACCGTGATCGCGCAGGTGCGGTCGCCCGGAGCCGGTGCGATCACCACCCAGGCGCTGACCAGCCCGTGGACGCTGATCCAGGTGCCCGGTACGTATGCCGAGGTTCGGGTCGTGGACGAGACCGGTCGGCCGCTGCCGCAGGGCGGGGGAACCGACCGCTGA
- the folD gene encoding bifunctional methylenetetrahydrofolate dehydrogenase/methenyltetrahydrofolate cyclohydrolase FolD, with protein MTGNAATVLAGPPAATAVIAAAARQAATLERPPHLVIVRVGDDPASVSYVRGKAKKAGESGLRSTVHALPETTPSADLLALVASLNADPDVHGILVQLPLPPHIAEEPVLAAIDPDKDVDGLHPMNIGRLWSGRPTLAPCTPAGVMALLEHYGVPVAGRRAVIVGRSQLVGRPLAGLLLAADATVTVAHSRTRDLGAVTREADILVAAVGRAHLITPDMVKPAAVVIDVGINRVVGDDGKAHLTGDVHPDVAAVASALTPVPGGVGPMTVAQLMANTVQAARRQQSQTSGVTGDLVR; from the coding sequence ATGACCGGAAACGCCGCCACCGTGCTGGCCGGGCCGCCCGCCGCCACCGCCGTGATCGCGGCCGCGGCCCGGCAGGCCGCCACGCTGGAGCGGCCCCCGCATCTCGTGATCGTGCGGGTGGGCGACGATCCCGCCAGTGTCAGCTACGTGCGCGGCAAGGCGAAGAAGGCCGGTGAATCCGGGCTGCGCTCGACTGTCCACGCCCTGCCCGAGACCACGCCGTCCGCCGACCTGCTGGCCCTGGTCGCCAGCCTGAATGCCGACCCCGATGTGCACGGCATCCTCGTGCAACTGCCCCTGCCCCCGCACATCGCCGAGGAGCCGGTGCTGGCCGCCATCGATCCTGACAAGGACGTGGACGGCCTGCATCCCATGAACATCGGGCGGCTGTGGTCGGGGCGGCCCACCCTGGCCCCGTGCACGCCCGCCGGGGTCATGGCCCTGCTGGAGCATTACGGGGTGCCCGTCGCCGGGCGCCGGGCCGTGATCGTCGGCCGCAGCCAGCTCGTCGGCCGCCCGCTGGCCGGACTGCTGCTGGCCGCCGACGCCACCGTCACGGTCGCGCACAGCCGCACCCGCGACCTGGGCGCCGTGACCCGCGAGGCGGACATTCTGGTGGCGGCGGTCGGGCGGGCCCACCTGATCACGCCGGACATGGTGAAGCCCGCCGCGGTCGTGATCGACGTCGGCATCAACCGTGTGGTCGGGGACGACGGCAAGGCGCACCTGACCGGGGATGTCCACCCGGACGTGGCCGCCGTCGCGTCGGCGCTGACCCCGGTGCCGGGCGGCGTCGGCCCCATGACCGTGGCGCAGCTGATGGCCAATACCGTGCAGGCCGCGCGGCGGCAGCAGTCCCAGACCAGCGGAGTGACGGGTGACCTCGTTCGCTGA
- a CDS encoding NADH-quinone oxidoreductase subunit 15, whose amino-acid sequence MAHAADSALYSNWVTLLGWLEAEAQARGLTYTKVADFPDYIYRMERPYDLPTTVMSVSLSSGGQPLLVAAVSPRHVDLKGVSLRLMGGSKHWHLHAGESGLLEGKRPFTRERLAGVLDGAVRGVAV is encoded by the coding sequence ATGGCACATGCAGCGGATTCGGCACTGTACAGCAACTGGGTCACGCTCCTCGGCTGGCTGGAGGCCGAGGCCCAGGCCCGTGGCCTCACCTACACGAAGGTCGCGGACTTCCCGGACTACATCTACCGCATGGAACGGCCCTACGACCTGCCCACCACGGTCATGAGCGTGTCGCTCAGCAGCGGCGGTCAGCCCCTGCTGGTGGCCGCGGTCAGCCCCCGGCACGTCGACCTGAAGGGCGTGTCCCTGCGCCTGATGGGCGGCAGCAAGCACTGGCACCTGCACGCCGGCGAATCTGGACTGCTGGAGGGCAAGCGTCCCTTCACCCGTGAACGCCTGGCCGGTGTGCTGGACGGCGCCGTGCGCGGCGTGGCCGTGTGA
- a CDS encoding DNA repair protein RecN: protein MTRKARAARVPEAPAAPPPPAGPLLGRLEVRNLATIRELTLELEDGFTVFTGETGAGKSIIVDALGLLLGARSNTDLIRTGEEHLLVTGFWDEDAASRKVNSQGRSTARLDGEVVTVRELQDWAQQRLTIHWQHSAVSLLSPANQRALLDKQVPADLDAYVGAYRAWQEARARLETLRSTQRERARQIDLLQFQADEIAEIAPQAGEEEPLQTDLNRLANLDTIAQGAALALNLIVDADENAVGYLSEAIRALNAGARYDPVSAALQTELRTALDGIQAVAGELRSVADSNAPDPEELARVEARLGALGRLRAKYGPGLDDVLAFHIQVQDELATLTRDELDAGTLDHEVERLHAGVLAAGRALDGARVTRAGPLAAQLVGVIRELGMPHARLEFRVEPTPEPTTHGISDVTLYFTANPGEDLAPLADVASGGELSRVMLAISTVLGADTPAVVFDEVDAGIGGSAASAVADQLRRLARTRQVFVVTHLAQIAARADQHYRVSKRVEDGRTVSAVERLDDAARLDEIARMLSGNTSEAALRHARELLAGTTGSVSTP, encoded by the coding sequence GTGACCCGCAAGGCCCGCGCTGCCCGCGTTCCCGAAGCCCCCGCCGCGCCCCCGCCCCCGGCCGGGCCGCTGCTGGGGCGGCTGGAAGTCCGGAACCTGGCGACCATCCGTGAACTGACCCTGGAACTCGAGGACGGGTTCACGGTCTTCACGGGTGAGACCGGGGCAGGCAAGAGCATCATCGTGGACGCCCTGGGCCTGCTGCTGGGCGCCCGGTCGAACACCGACCTGATCCGCACGGGCGAGGAGCACCTGCTCGTCACCGGCTTCTGGGACGAGGACGCCGCGAGCCGCAAGGTGAACAGCCAGGGCCGCAGCACGGCCCGGCTGGACGGCGAGGTCGTGACGGTGCGGGAACTCCAGGACTGGGCCCAGCAGCGCCTGACCATCCACTGGCAGCACAGTGCGGTCAGCCTGCTCAGCCCGGCCAACCAGCGGGCCCTGCTGGACAAGCAGGTGCCGGCCGACCTGGACGCCTACGTGGGCGCGTACCGGGCGTGGCAGGAGGCCCGGGCGCGCCTGGAGACCCTGCGCTCGACCCAGCGTGAACGGGCCCGGCAGATCGACCTGCTCCAGTTCCAGGCCGACGAGATCGCGGAGATCGCCCCCCAGGCCGGCGAGGAGGAACCGCTCCAGACCGACCTGAACCGGCTGGCGAACCTCGACACCATCGCCCAGGGGGCGGCACTGGCCCTGAACCTGATCGTCGATGCCGACGAGAACGCGGTCGGCTACCTGTCCGAGGCGATCCGTGCGCTGAATGCCGGTGCCCGGTACGACCCGGTCAGTGCGGCCCTCCAGACCGAACTCCGGACGGCGCTGGACGGGATCCAGGCGGTGGCGGGCGAGCTGCGCTCGGTCGCCGACAGCAACGCCCCGGATCCGGAGGAACTGGCGCGCGTCGAGGCCCGGCTGGGGGCGCTGGGCCGCCTGCGGGCCAAATACGGGCCCGGTCTGGACGACGTGCTGGCCTTCCACATCCAGGTGCAGGACGAACTGGCGACCCTGACCCGTGACGAACTCGATGCCGGCACCCTGGACCACGAGGTCGAGCGTCTGCACGCCGGGGTGCTCGCCGCCGGCCGGGCGCTCGACGGGGCCCGGGTCACGCGGGCCGGGCCGCTCGCCGCGCAGCTCGTGGGCGTGATCCGTGAACTGGGCATGCCGCATGCGCGGCTCGAGTTCCGGGTGGAACCCACCCCGGAACCCACCACCCACGGCATCAGCGACGTGACCCTGTATTTCACGGCCAACCCCGGTGAGGATCTGGCGCCCCTGGCCGACGTCGCCTCCGGCGGCGAGCTGTCGCGCGTCATGCTCGCCATCAGCACCGTGCTGGGGGCCGACACGCCGGCGGTCGTCTTCGACGAGGTCGATGCCGGGATCGGCGGCAGCGCCGCGTCCGCCGTGGCCGATCAGCTGCGCCGGCTCGCGCGCACGCGTCAGGTGTTCGTCGTGACGCACCTCGCACAGATCGCGGCGCGTGCCGACCAGCACTACCGAGTGTCCAAACGGGTCGAGGACGGCCGGACGGTCAGCGCCGTGGAGCGCCTGGACGATGCGGCCCGCCTGGACGAGATCGCCCGGATGCTGAGCGGCAACACCTCCGAGGCGGCGCTGCGACACGCCCGCGAGCTGCTGGCGGGCACGACCGGCTCCGTGTCCACGCCATAG
- a CDS encoding BMP family lipoprotein: MKKILTLALAMTATLASAQTLRVGMAYDAGGKFDKSFNQSAYEGSLRASKSLGVQLKDFEPSDPSQVIQGIRSFANEGFDLTIGVGFANNASISQVAKDNPDLYFGLVDDVSPEKNVASLTFSEEQGSYLVGYLAALNSSTGVVGFVGGMDIPLIHKFEAGYTAGVKAANPSARVIAQYVGTTPEAWNNPGKAKEIAGSMRTRGADVIFAAAGASGNGVIDYVKQTQCLKAGNLPSGVTFKTNNFAKITKSASYKAACAGNTRPMFFIGVDSNQNYLGDFDKNPATMNHGLTSMLKRVDNAVYALISDVKGNKFKGGQRVFGLKDGGVGYAVDQYNKALITSAQVLKVEAAKAKIISGAIKVPTK, encoded by the coding sequence ATGAAGAAGATCCTGACCCTGGCCCTCGCCATGACCGCCACCCTTGCCTCCGCCCAGACCCTGCGCGTCGGGATGGCATACGACGCCGGCGGCAAGTTCGACAAGAGCTTCAACCAGAGCGCCTACGAGGGCAGCCTGCGCGCCAGCAAGTCCCTTGGTGTCCAGCTCAAGGACTTCGAGCCCAGTGACCCCAGCCAGGTCATCCAGGGGATCCGCTCGTTCGCCAACGAGGGCTTCGACCTGACCATCGGCGTGGGCTTCGCCAACAACGCCAGCATCTCGCAGGTCGCCAAGGACAACCCGGACCTGTACTTCGGTCTGGTCGACGACGTGTCCCCCGAGAAGAACGTCGCCAGCCTGACCTTCAGCGAGGAGCAGGGCTCGTACCTGGTCGGCTACCTGGCCGCATTGAACTCCTCGACCGGTGTGGTCGGCTTCGTGGGCGGCATGGACATCCCCCTGATCCACAAGTTCGAGGCCGGATACACCGCCGGCGTGAAGGCTGCCAACCCCAGCGCCCGCGTGATCGCACAGTACGTGGGCACCACCCCCGAAGCGTGGAACAACCCCGGTAAGGCCAAGGAGATCGCCGGCTCCATGCGCACCCGTGGCGCGGACGTCATCTTCGCGGCGGCCGGCGCGAGCGGCAACGGCGTGATCGACTACGTCAAGCAGACGCAGTGCCTCAAGGCCGGCAACCTGCCGTCCGGCGTGACCTTCAAGACCAACAACTTCGCCAAGATTACCAAGAGCGCCAGCTACAAGGCCGCCTGCGCCGGCAACACCCGCCCGATGTTCTTCATCGGCGTGGACAGCAACCAGAACTACCTGGGCGACTTCGACAAGAACCCCGCCACCATGAACCACGGCCTGACCAGCATGCTCAAGCGTGTCGACAACGCCGTGTACGCTCTGATCAGCGACGTGAAGGGCAACAAGTTCAAGGGCGGCCAGCGCGTGTTCGGCCTCAAGGATGGCGGCGTGGGCTACGCCGTCGACCAGTACAACAAGGCCCTGATCACCAGCGCCCAGGTGCTCAAGGTCGAGGCCGCCAAGGCCAAGATCATCAGCGGCGCAATCAAGGTGCCCACCAAGTAA